One genomic segment of Camelus ferus isolate YT-003-E chromosome 19, BCGSAC_Cfer_1.0, whole genome shotgun sequence includes these proteins:
- the LOC102508945 gene encoding ER degradation-enhancing alpha-mannosidase-like protein 2 isoform X1 produces the protein MPFRLLVPFGLLCVLLALHHGAPGPDGTAPDPAHYRERVKAMFYHAYDSYLENAFPYDELRPLTCDGHDTWGSFSLTLIDALDTLLILGNVSEFQRVVEVLQDNVDFDIDVNASVFETNIRDPSFMEGSFIRLHTLVVGGLLSAHLLSKKAGVEVEAGWPCSGPLLRMAEEAARKLLPAFQTPTGMPYGTVNLLHGVNPGETPVTCTAGIGTFIVEFATLSSLTGDPVFEEVARVALMRLWESRSDIGLVGNHIDVLTGKWVAQDAGIGAGVDSYFEYLVKGAILLQDKKLMAMFLEYNKAIRNYTRFDDWYLWVQMYKGTVSMPVFQSLEAYWPGLQSLIGDIDNAMRTFLNYYTVWKQFGGLPEFYNIPQGYTVEKREGYPLRPELIESAMYLYRATGDPTLLELGRDAVESIEKISKVECGFATIKDLRDHKLDNRMESFFLAETVKYLYLLFDPTNFIHNNGSTFDAVITPYGECILGAGGYIFNTEAHPIDPAALHCCRRLKEEQWEVEDLMREFYSLKRNRSRFQKKTMSSGPWEPPAGPETPSSPENHDQAREKSAKQKIPLLSCPSQPFTSKLALLGQVFLDSS, from the exons ATGCCTTTCCGGCTGCTCGTCCCGTTTGGCCTCCTCTGCGTGCTGCTGGCCCTGCACCATGGTGCACCGGGCCCCGATGGCACCGCGCCCGACCCCGCCCACTACAG GGAGCGAGTTAAAGCCATGTTCTACCACGCCTACGACAGCTACCTGGAGAATGCCTTTCCCTACGACGAACTGCGACCTCTCACCTGTGACGGGCACGACACCTGGGGCAG TTTTTCCTTGACTCTAATTGATGCTCTGGACACCTTGCTG ATTTTGGGGAATGTCTCAGAATTCCAAAGAGTGGTTGAAGTACTCCAGGACAACGTGGACTTTGATATTGATGTGAACGCCTCTGTGTTTGAAACCAACATCCGAG ATCCCAGTTTTATGGAGGGATCTTTTATCAGACTCCACACTTTGG TGGTAGGAGGACTTCTGTCTGCTCACCTGCTATCAAAGAAGGCTGGAGTGGAAGTGGAGGCCGGATGGCCCTGCTCTGGACCTCTCCTGAGGATGGCTGAGGAGGCAGCCCGAAAACTCCTCCCAG CCTTCCAGACCCCCACTGGCATGCCGTATGGAACAGTGAACCTGCTTCATGGCGTGAACCCAGGAGAGACTCCTGTCACCTGTACGGCAGGAATCGGGACCTTTATTGTGGAATTTGCCACCCTGAGCAGCCTCACTGGTGACCCTGTGTTCGAAGAAGTGGCCAGGGTGGCTCTGATGCGCCTCTGGGAGAGCCGGTCAGATATTGGGCTG GTTGGCAACCACATCGATGTGCTCACTGGCAAGTGGGTGGCCCAGGACGCGGGCATCGGGGCTGGCGTGGACTCCTACTTTGAGTATCTGGTGAAAGGAGCGATCCTGCTTCAGGATAAGAAGCTCATGGCCATGTTCCTAG AGTATAACAAAGCCATTCGGAATTATACCCGCTTTGATGACTGGTACCTGTGGGTGCAGATGTACAAGGGGACTGTGTCCATGCCGGTCTTCCAGTCTCTGGAGGCCTACTGGCCTGGTCTTCAG AGCCTCATTGGGGACATTGACAATGCCATGAGGACCTTCCTCAACTACTACACCGTATGGAAGCAGTTTGGGGGGCTCCCAGAATTCTACAACATTCCTCAGGGATATACAGTGGAGAAGCGGGAGGGCTACCCACTTCGGCCAG AACTTATTGAGAGTGCAATGTACCTCTACCGTGCCACGGGGGATCCCACCCTCTTAGAACTCGGAAGAGATGCTGTGGAATCCATTGAAAAAATCAGCAAGGTGGAGTGTGGATTTGCTACA ATCAAAGATCTGCGAGACCACAAGCTTGACAACCGGATGGAGTCCTTCTTCCTGGCCGAGACTGTGAAATACCTCTACCTGCTGTTTGACCCGACCAACTTCATCCACAACAATGGCTCCACCTTCGATGCAGTGATAACCCCCTACGGGGAGTGcatcctgggggctgggggttaCATCTTCAACACAGAAGCCCACCCCATCGACCCTGCTGCCCTGCACTGTTGCCGGAGGCTGAAGGAAGAACAGTGGGAAGTGGAAGATTTGATGAGGGAATTCTACTCTCTCAAACGAAATAGGTCGAGATTTCAGAAAAAAACGATGAGCTCCGGGCCATGGGAACCCCCAGCAGGGCCAGAAACACCCTCCTCACCTGAAAACCATGACCAGGCAAGGGAGAAGTCTGCCAAGCAGAAAATCCCACTTCTCAGCTGCCCTAGTCAACCCTTCACCTCGAAGCTGGCATTACTGGGACAGGTTTTCCTAGATTCCTCGTAA
- the LOC102508945 gene encoding ER degradation-enhancing alpha-mannosidase-like protein 2 isoform X3 — protein MPFRLLVPFGLLCVLLALHHGAPGPDGTAPDPAHYRERVKAMFYHAYDSYLENAFPYDELRPLTCDGHDTWGSFSLTLIDALDTLLILGNVSEFQRVVEVLQDNVDFDIDVNASVFETNIRVVGGLLSAHLLSKKAGVEVEAGWPCSGPLLRMAEEAARKLLPAFQTPTGMPYGTVNLLHGVNPGETPVTCTAGIGTFIVEFATLSSLTGDPVFEEVARVALMRLWESRSDIGLVGNHIDVLTGKWVAQDAGIGAGVDSYFEYLVKGAILLQDKKLMAMFLEYNKAIRNYTRFDDWYLWVQMYKGTVSMPVFQSLEAYWPGLQSLIGDIDNAMRTFLNYYTVWKQFGGLPEFYNIPQGYTVEKREGYPLRPELIESAMYLYRATGDPTLLELGRDAVESIEKISKVECGFATIKDLRDHKLDNRMESFFLAETVKYLYLLFDPTNFIHNNGSTFDAVITPYGECILGAGGYIFNTEAHPIDPAALHCCRRLKEEQWEVEDLMREFYSLKRNRSRFQKKTMSSGPWEPPAGPETPSSPENHDQAREKSAKQKIPLLSCPSQPFTSKLALLGQVFLDSS, from the exons ATGCCTTTCCGGCTGCTCGTCCCGTTTGGCCTCCTCTGCGTGCTGCTGGCCCTGCACCATGGTGCACCGGGCCCCGATGGCACCGCGCCCGACCCCGCCCACTACAG GGAGCGAGTTAAAGCCATGTTCTACCACGCCTACGACAGCTACCTGGAGAATGCCTTTCCCTACGACGAACTGCGACCTCTCACCTGTGACGGGCACGACACCTGGGGCAG TTTTTCCTTGACTCTAATTGATGCTCTGGACACCTTGCTG ATTTTGGGGAATGTCTCAGAATTCCAAAGAGTGGTTGAAGTACTCCAGGACAACGTGGACTTTGATATTGATGTGAACGCCTCTGTGTTTGAAACCAACATCCGAG TGGTAGGAGGACTTCTGTCTGCTCACCTGCTATCAAAGAAGGCTGGAGTGGAAGTGGAGGCCGGATGGCCCTGCTCTGGACCTCTCCTGAGGATGGCTGAGGAGGCAGCCCGAAAACTCCTCCCAG CCTTCCAGACCCCCACTGGCATGCCGTATGGAACAGTGAACCTGCTTCATGGCGTGAACCCAGGAGAGACTCCTGTCACCTGTACGGCAGGAATCGGGACCTTTATTGTGGAATTTGCCACCCTGAGCAGCCTCACTGGTGACCCTGTGTTCGAAGAAGTGGCCAGGGTGGCTCTGATGCGCCTCTGGGAGAGCCGGTCAGATATTGGGCTG GTTGGCAACCACATCGATGTGCTCACTGGCAAGTGGGTGGCCCAGGACGCGGGCATCGGGGCTGGCGTGGACTCCTACTTTGAGTATCTGGTGAAAGGAGCGATCCTGCTTCAGGATAAGAAGCTCATGGCCATGTTCCTAG AGTATAACAAAGCCATTCGGAATTATACCCGCTTTGATGACTGGTACCTGTGGGTGCAGATGTACAAGGGGACTGTGTCCATGCCGGTCTTCCAGTCTCTGGAGGCCTACTGGCCTGGTCTTCAG AGCCTCATTGGGGACATTGACAATGCCATGAGGACCTTCCTCAACTACTACACCGTATGGAAGCAGTTTGGGGGGCTCCCAGAATTCTACAACATTCCTCAGGGATATACAGTGGAGAAGCGGGAGGGCTACCCACTTCGGCCAG AACTTATTGAGAGTGCAATGTACCTCTACCGTGCCACGGGGGATCCCACCCTCTTAGAACTCGGAAGAGATGCTGTGGAATCCATTGAAAAAATCAGCAAGGTGGAGTGTGGATTTGCTACA ATCAAAGATCTGCGAGACCACAAGCTTGACAACCGGATGGAGTCCTTCTTCCTGGCCGAGACTGTGAAATACCTCTACCTGCTGTTTGACCCGACCAACTTCATCCACAACAATGGCTCCACCTTCGATGCAGTGATAACCCCCTACGGGGAGTGcatcctgggggctgggggttaCATCTTCAACACAGAAGCCCACCCCATCGACCCTGCTGCCCTGCACTGTTGCCGGAGGCTGAAGGAAGAACAGTGGGAAGTGGAAGATTTGATGAGGGAATTCTACTCTCTCAAACGAAATAGGTCGAGATTTCAGAAAAAAACGATGAGCTCCGGGCCATGGGAACCCCCAGCAGGGCCAGAAACACCCTCCTCACCTGAAAACCATGACCAGGCAAGGGAGAAGTCTGCCAAGCAGAAAATCCCACTTCTCAGCTGCCCTAGTCAACCCTTCACCTCGAAGCTGGCATTACTGGGACAGGTTTTCCTAGATTCCTCGTAA
- the LOC102508945 gene encoding ER degradation-enhancing alpha-mannosidase-like protein 2 isoform X2, giving the protein MGSADPVPFLSLHPRTPILTCLDPATGLPAEIRERVKAMFYHAYDSYLENAFPYDELRPLTCDGHDTWGSFSLTLIDALDTLLILGNVSEFQRVVEVLQDNVDFDIDVNASVFETNIRDPSFMEGSFIRLHTLVVGGLLSAHLLSKKAGVEVEAGWPCSGPLLRMAEEAARKLLPAFQTPTGMPYGTVNLLHGVNPGETPVTCTAGIGTFIVEFATLSSLTGDPVFEEVARVALMRLWESRSDIGLVGNHIDVLTGKWVAQDAGIGAGVDSYFEYLVKGAILLQDKKLMAMFLEYNKAIRNYTRFDDWYLWVQMYKGTVSMPVFQSLEAYWPGLQSLIGDIDNAMRTFLNYYTVWKQFGGLPEFYNIPQGYTVEKREGYPLRPELIESAMYLYRATGDPTLLELGRDAVESIEKISKVECGFATIKDLRDHKLDNRMESFFLAETVKYLYLLFDPTNFIHNNGSTFDAVITPYGECILGAGGYIFNTEAHPIDPAALHCCRRLKEEQWEVEDLMREFYSLKRNRSRFQKKTMSSGPWEPPAGPETPSSPENHDQAREKSAKQKIPLLSCPSQPFTSKLALLGQVFLDSS; this is encoded by the exons ATGGGAAGCGCAGACCCggtccctttcctttccctccatcccAGGACCCCCATCCTGACCTGTTTGGACCCCGCCACTGGGCTCCCGGCAGAAATCAG GGAGCGAGTTAAAGCCATGTTCTACCACGCCTACGACAGCTACCTGGAGAATGCCTTTCCCTACGACGAACTGCGACCTCTCACCTGTGACGGGCACGACACCTGGGGCAG TTTTTCCTTGACTCTAATTGATGCTCTGGACACCTTGCTG ATTTTGGGGAATGTCTCAGAATTCCAAAGAGTGGTTGAAGTACTCCAGGACAACGTGGACTTTGATATTGATGTGAACGCCTCTGTGTTTGAAACCAACATCCGAG ATCCCAGTTTTATGGAGGGATCTTTTATCAGACTCCACACTTTGG TGGTAGGAGGACTTCTGTCTGCTCACCTGCTATCAAAGAAGGCTGGAGTGGAAGTGGAGGCCGGATGGCCCTGCTCTGGACCTCTCCTGAGGATGGCTGAGGAGGCAGCCCGAAAACTCCTCCCAG CCTTCCAGACCCCCACTGGCATGCCGTATGGAACAGTGAACCTGCTTCATGGCGTGAACCCAGGAGAGACTCCTGTCACCTGTACGGCAGGAATCGGGACCTTTATTGTGGAATTTGCCACCCTGAGCAGCCTCACTGGTGACCCTGTGTTCGAAGAAGTGGCCAGGGTGGCTCTGATGCGCCTCTGGGAGAGCCGGTCAGATATTGGGCTG GTTGGCAACCACATCGATGTGCTCACTGGCAAGTGGGTGGCCCAGGACGCGGGCATCGGGGCTGGCGTGGACTCCTACTTTGAGTATCTGGTGAAAGGAGCGATCCTGCTTCAGGATAAGAAGCTCATGGCCATGTTCCTAG AGTATAACAAAGCCATTCGGAATTATACCCGCTTTGATGACTGGTACCTGTGGGTGCAGATGTACAAGGGGACTGTGTCCATGCCGGTCTTCCAGTCTCTGGAGGCCTACTGGCCTGGTCTTCAG AGCCTCATTGGGGACATTGACAATGCCATGAGGACCTTCCTCAACTACTACACCGTATGGAAGCAGTTTGGGGGGCTCCCAGAATTCTACAACATTCCTCAGGGATATACAGTGGAGAAGCGGGAGGGCTACCCACTTCGGCCAG AACTTATTGAGAGTGCAATGTACCTCTACCGTGCCACGGGGGATCCCACCCTCTTAGAACTCGGAAGAGATGCTGTGGAATCCATTGAAAAAATCAGCAAGGTGGAGTGTGGATTTGCTACA ATCAAAGATCTGCGAGACCACAAGCTTGACAACCGGATGGAGTCCTTCTTCCTGGCCGAGACTGTGAAATACCTCTACCTGCTGTTTGACCCGACCAACTTCATCCACAACAATGGCTCCACCTTCGATGCAGTGATAACCCCCTACGGGGAGTGcatcctgggggctgggggttaCATCTTCAACACAGAAGCCCACCCCATCGACCCTGCTGCCCTGCACTGTTGCCGGAGGCTGAAGGAAGAACAGTGGGAAGTGGAAGATTTGATGAGGGAATTCTACTCTCTCAAACGAAATAGGTCGAGATTTCAGAAAAAAACGATGAGCTCCGGGCCATGGGAACCCCCAGCAGGGCCAGAAACACCCTCCTCACCTGAAAACCATGACCAGGCAAGGGAGAAGTCTGCCAAGCAGAAAATCCCACTTCTCAGCTGCCCTAGTCAACCCTTCACCTCGAAGCTGGCATTACTGGGACAGGTTTTCCTAGATTCCTCGTAA